The following proteins come from a genomic window of Amaranthus tricolor cultivar Red isolate AtriRed21 chromosome 14, ASM2621246v1, whole genome shotgun sequence:
- the LOC130799307 gene encoding chitinase 9-like yields the protein MSTASSIQPRRVVSPYCYVEEEVVVDFNFCQPSEEWPCVEDRNEYYGQAGEALHLDLLYEPELVSEDPVISFETALWFWMTPQEPNKPSSHEVITGQWTLSFADISAQRFSGYGVITNIFNGAAECGNPFRPDPRQESRINYYRRYCDLFGVSYGNNLDCYQQRPFEWGLQKLSQTSLASS from the exons ATGA GTACAGCATCAAGCATACAACCAAGAAGAGTTGTTTCACCGTATTGTTACGTAGAAGAAGAGGTTGTGGTAGACTTCAATTTTTGTCAACCTTCTGAAGAATGGCCTTGCGTTGAGGACAG GAACGAGTACTATGGACAAGCAGGTGAAGCATTACATTTGGACTTGTTATACGAACCAGAACTAGTATCAGAGGATCCAGTCATTTCTTTCGAAACAGCACTTTGGTTCTGGATGACACCACAAGAACCCAATAAGCCTTCTTCACATGAAGTGATCACCGGGCAATGGACACTATCTTTTGCAGATATAAGTGCTCAAAGATTTTCAGGATATGGTGTTATCACAAACATATTTAATGGTGCAGCTGAATGTGGTAATCCCTTTAGACCAGATCCAAGACAAGAAAGTCGAATTAACTACTACAGAAGATACTGTGATCTTTTTGGTGTTAGCTATGGAAACAACCTTGATTGCTATCAACAACGTCCTTTTGAGTGGGGTTTGCAGAAGTTGTCCCAAACATCATTGGCTTCGAGCtag